In Eucalyptus grandis isolate ANBG69807.140 chromosome 4, ASM1654582v1, whole genome shotgun sequence, the following proteins share a genomic window:
- the LOC104442272 gene encoding SPX domain-containing protein 3, translated as MKFGKRLKQQIQETLPGWCDKFLSYKELKKLVRLISSAPTRLGGQAGAEYGKAEAEFMYLLHGEIEKFNSFFVEKEEDFIIRHRELQQRIQKVIRTWGEKGSHPSEKLYKEEMTKIRKDIVDFHGEMVLLMNYSNINYTGLAKILKKYDKQTGGLLRLPFIQKVLEQPFFTTDLVSKLIKECESTIDAVFPMEVHEMARPDGEAAGVSDSVPGEGIFRNTVVALRTMQEMRKGSSTISQFSLPPLNLPDSDLARFLQLNSPIQIS; from the exons ATGAAGTTCGGGAAGCGGCTGAAGCAGCAGATCCAGGAGACATTGCCCGGGTGGTGCGACAAGTTCTTGTCCTACAAGGAGCTCAAGAAGTTGGTGCGGCTCATCTCCTCCGCCCCGACCAGGCTGGGGGGCCAGGCTGGCGCCGAGTACGGCAAGGCCGAGGCCGAGTTCATGTACCTGCTGCACGGCGAGATCGAGAAGTTCAACTCCTTCTTCGTCGAGAAGGAGGAGGATTTCATCATCCGGCACAGG GAGCTTCAGCAGAGGATCCAGAAAGTGATTAGAACCTGGGGAGAGAAAGGAAGTCACCCTTCGGAGAAGCTCTACAAGGAGGAGATGACCAAGATCAGGAAGGACATCGTCGACTTCCACGGCGAGATGGTGCTGCTGATGAACTACAGCAACATCAACTACACAG GGCTGGCCAAGATATTGAAGAAGTACGACAAGCAGACGGGCGGGCTGCTGCGCCTGCCGTTCATACAGAAGGTCCTGGAGCAGCCCTTCTTCACGACCGACCTTGTGTCGAAGCTGATCAAGGAATGCGAGAGCACAATCGACGCGGTTTTCCCCATGGAGGTGCACGAGATGGCGAGGCCCGACGGGGAGGCGGCAGGAGTCTCCGACTCCGTGCCCGGAGAAGGGATCTTCCGGAATACCGTGGTCGCGCTGAGGACGATGCAGGAGATGAGGAAAGGCAGCTCGACGATCAGCCAGTTCTCCCTGCCCCCGCTCAACCTGCCGGATTCCGATCTCGCCCGATTCTTGCAGCTCAATTCTCCCATACAGATATCTTAA